A single genomic interval of bacterium harbors:
- a CDS encoding PAS domain S-box protein — translation MNESDRDTLYRRIVETMGDAVIFADRDGIIRLWNRAAEGMFGYSEQEAIGQSLDLIIPERQREAHWKGYGKVMSNGATKYGSEPLAVPAVKKDGDGKVLGPVAVVRDVTARWVREKELRRRLAFLEAGQTELS, via the coding sequence ATGAACGAGAGCGACAGGGACACACTTTACCGGCGAATCGTCGAGACGATGGGCGACGCGGTCATCTTCGCGGACCGGGACGGGATCATCCGGCTCTGGAACAGGGCGGCGGAAGGGATGTTCGGCTATTCGGAGCAGGAGGCCATCGGCCAGTCGCTGGACCTGATCATCCCGGAACGGCAGCGTGAGGCGCACTGGAAAGGATACGGGAAGGTGATGAGCAATGGCGCCACGAAGTACGGTTCCGAGCCCCTCGCGGTGCCGGCGGTGAAGAAGGACGGGGACGGGAAGGTGCTCGGACCGGTGGCGGTGGTCCGCGACGTGACCGCCAGGTGGGTCCGCGAGAAGGAACTGCGCAGGCGCCTTGCGTTCCTGGAGGCCGGCCAGACGGAATTATCGTGA
- a CDS encoding ATP-binding cassette domain-containing protein: protein MALLSLRDIRVAFGGPPLLEGASLQVEPGDRISLLGRNGTGKSTLLKVVNGEIAPDEGEIVRQQGVTVALVPQEIPPGLSGTVHDVVSGGPGGIAAEKAISRLGLCPGADFGTLSGGMQRRVLIARALARESDVLLLDEPTNHLDIDAISWLENVLLREARTLLFVTHDRMFLRRVATRIVELDRGRLRDWGCDYDSYLERREGDLAAETTRRARFDKRLAEEETWIRRGVKARRTRDEGRVRALEKMREERRERRERVGTVRMQAQRAVPSGRLVAEARGVEVGFGDRSVIRDFSTTILRGDRVGVIGPNGSGKTTLLRVLLGELTPRIGTVRLGTRLAVAYSDQLREALDEEKTVAENVGDGSDTVTVNGRPRHVIGYLRDVLFPPERARSPVRVLSGGERNRLQLAKLFTKPFNLLVLDEPTNDLDIETLDLLEDLLLEYPGTLLLVSHDREFLNNVVTSTLVIGADGTVAEYAGGYDDWLKQRGESVPPGTGTIPSPSGKPPPRRSGPRKLSFREQRERSEMPGRIRDAEAAIAALEAELDGLHRSMADPAFYRRDGARVAQGRARLEAVQAELEEAYRNWESLEAALREFEAIEAKSP, encoded by the coding sequence ATGGCGCTGTTGAGTTTGCGGGACATCCGGGTTGCCTTCGGCGGACCGCCGCTTCTCGAGGGGGCGAGCCTGCAGGTCGAGCCGGGAGATCGGATCAGCCTCCTGGGCCGGAACGGGACGGGGAAATCCACCCTGCTGAAGGTCGTGAACGGCGAGATCGCGCCGGATGAAGGGGAGATCGTCCGGCAACAGGGGGTTACGGTCGCCCTCGTCCCCCAGGAGATCCCGCCCGGCCTTTCGGGCACCGTGCACGACGTCGTATCCGGCGGTCCGGGAGGGATCGCGGCGGAGAAGGCGATCTCCCGCCTTGGACTTTGCCCGGGCGCCGATTTCGGGACCCTTTCGGGGGGGATGCAACGACGGGTGCTGATCGCCCGGGCGCTCGCCCGGGAATCGGACGTCCTCCTCCTCGACGAGCCCACCAATCACCTGGACATCGACGCCATCTCCTGGCTCGAGAACGTTCTGCTCCGGGAGGCGCGGACGCTTCTCTTCGTCACCCACGACCGGATGTTCCTCCGGAGAGTGGCGACGCGGATCGTGGAGCTCGACCGCGGGAGGCTACGCGACTGGGGGTGTGATTACGACTCGTACCTGGAGCGACGGGAGGGGGACCTCGCGGCCGAAACCACCCGGCGGGCGCGTTTCGACAAGAGGCTCGCGGAGGAGGAGACGTGGATCCGCCGGGGCGTGAAGGCGCGGCGCACCCGGGACGAGGGGCGGGTACGCGCGCTCGAGAAGATGCGCGAGGAGCGGCGGGAGCGGCGCGAGCGGGTGGGCACGGTCCGCATGCAGGCGCAGCGTGCCGTTCCCTCCGGCAGGCTCGTCGCCGAGGCCCGGGGGGTGGAGGTCGGCTTCGGCGACCGTTCCGTGATCCGGGACTTCTCGACCACGATCCTCCGGGGGGACCGGGTGGGGGTCATCGGGCCAAACGGGTCGGGCAAGACGACGCTGCTGCGCGTCCTCCTGGGGGAGTTGACGCCCCGGATCGGCACCGTGCGGCTCGGGACGCGCCTGGCCGTCGCATATTCCGACCAGCTCCGCGAGGCCCTTGACGAGGAGAAGACCGTGGCGGAGAACGTCGGGGACGGGAGCGACACCGTCACCGTCAACGGCCGGCCGCGTCACGTGATCGGCTACCTCCGGGACGTCCTCTTCCCCCCCGAACGGGCCAGGAGCCCCGTACGGGTCCTCTCCGGGGGGGAACGGAACCGCCTGCAGCTGGCGAAGCTCTTCACGAAACCGTTCAACCTCCTGGTCCTCGACGAACCGACGAACGACCTGGACATCGAGACCCTGGACCTGCTGGAAGACCTCCTCCTGGAGTATCCGGGCACCCTCCTCCTCGTGAGCCACGACCGGGAGTTCCTGAACAACGTGGTGACCAGCACCCTGGTGATCGGGGCGGACGGAACGGTGGCCGAGTACGCCGGGGGGTACGACGACTGGTTGAAGCAGCGCGGGGAAAGCGTTCCCCCCGGAACGGGAACGATCCCATCCCCTTCGGGAAAACCGCCTCCGAGGCGGTCAGGGCCACGCAAGTTGAGCTTCAGGGAGCAAAGGGAACGTTCGGAGATGCCGGGGCGGATCCGGGACGCGGAGGCGGCGATCGCGGCCCTCGAGGCGGAGTTGGACGGGCTGCACCGCTCCATGGCCGACCCGGCGTTCTACCGGCGGGACGGGGCACGGGTCGCGCAAGGCCGGGCCCGCCTGGAAGCGGTGCAGGCCGAGCTCGAAGAGGCGTACCGGAACTGGGAATCCCTGGAGGCTGCACTCAGGGAATTCGAGGCGATCGAAGCGAAGTCGCCCTGA
- a CDS encoding OmpA family protein — protein sequence MPKRIVLSVLVVMLAAGLSACSVMQGTYQKKVDEADMLAKRLSALERKHDDLIAENAVLKADLARMTAQNEKLATDLSYASDQRDKADTDKAELERILRSRSDSLSQNIVELRRKIDDLDAENAKLKEENASLVRAREEQVQKVSSTYESLLEKMKSEISRGQVTISELKGKLTVNMVDSILFDSGKAEVKKGGREILGKVISILKDVKDKSIRIEGHTDDVPISRALARRYPTNWELSAARAINVARHLQEQGIDPGQLSAVAYGEWKPVATNDTAEGKARNRRIEIILVPKE from the coding sequence ATGCCGAAAAGAATCGTCCTCTCGGTCCTGGTCGTGATGCTGGCGGCGGGACTGTCCGCCTGCTCGGTCATGCAGGGCACCTACCAGAAAAAGGTGGACGAGGCGGACATGCTCGCGAAGCGCCTCTCCGCGCTGGAGAGGAAGCACGACGACCTCATTGCGGAGAATGCCGTCCTCAAGGCAGACCTGGCGAGGATGACGGCGCAGAATGAAAAGCTGGCCACCGATCTGTCCTACGCCTCCGACCAGCGGGACAAGGCCGATACGGACAAGGCGGAGCTCGAGCGGATCCTGCGGTCGAGGTCCGACAGCCTCTCGCAGAACATTGTCGAGCTGCGCAGGAAGATCGACGACCTCGACGCGGAAAACGCGAAGCTCAAGGAAGAGAACGCGAGCCTGGTGAGGGCAAGGGAGGAGCAGGTCCAGAAAGTGAGCTCGACCTACGAGAGCCTGCTCGAAAAGATGAAGTCGGAGATCTCCAGGGGGCAGGTGACGATCTCGGAGCTCAAGGGGAAGCTGACGGTCAACATGGTCGACTCGATCCTCTTCGACTCGGGGAAGGCCGAGGTCAAGAAGGGCGGGCGGGAAATCCTTGGAAAGGTCATCTCGATCCTGAAGGACGTGAAGGACAAGTCGATCCGGATCGAAGGGCACACGGACGACGTGCCGATCAGCCGGGCCCTCGCCAGGCGGTATCCGACGAACTGGGAGCTCTCCGCGGCGCGGGCGATCAACGTCGCGCGGCACCTGCAGGAGCAGGGGATCGACCCCGGGCAGCTCTCGGCCGTCGCCTACGGGGAGTGGAAGCCGGTCGCCACCAACGACACGGCGGAAGGGAAGGCGAGGAACCGGAGGATCGAGATCATCCTTGTGCCGAAGGAGTAG
- a CDS encoding NAD(P)H-binding protein: MYSAFMQYNEVFVTGGTGLLGRYVCTSLVRHGFLPRLFVALGAEGMITPDVRERCRVTPGELTVRESVEMGAQGTSAIVHLSEVWKEPPRRGVTFEEANVHATANVLHAASVWGIGRLIFVGVAGARPGDPDPYLDARGRAEALVRKSDRSWTVFRSVAWYDLRDGKPRVSPEYLEGLAEAIAGSVRRQDTVGRVYETASTDRFPWEELARAG; the protein is encoded by the coding sequence ATGTATAGCGCCTTCATGCAATACAACGAGGTCTTCGTCACCGGGGGCACCGGCCTCCTCGGCCGTTACGTCTGCACGTCGCTGGTCCGGCACGGCTTCCTGCCCCGTCTCTTCGTGGCCCTTGGGGCCGAGGGGATGATCACGCCGGATGTCCGTGAGCGATGCCGCGTGACCCCGGGGGAACTGACGGTCCGCGAGTCCGTGGAGATGGGCGCACAGGGGACATCCGCGATCGTGCACCTCTCGGAGGTATGGAAGGAGCCGCCTCGACGGGGTGTCACCTTCGAGGAAGCGAACGTGCACGCGACGGCCAACGTCCTTCACGCCGCGTCGGTCTGGGGAATCGGCCGGCTGATCTTCGTCGGCGTCGCGGGGGCGCGCCCCGGAGACCCGGATCCGTACCTCGACGCCAGGGGGAGAGCGGAGGCGCTGGTGCGGAAGTCGGATCGCTCATGGACCGTGTTCCGCTCCGTTGCCTGGTACGATCTCCGCGACGGAAAGCCGCGGGTCTCCCCGGAATACCTGGAGGGGTTGGCGGAGGCCATCGCCGGATCGGTTCGCCGGCAGGATACGGTCGGCCGCGTGTACGAAACGGCGTCCACGGACCGGTTCCCATGGGAGGAACTGGCGCGCGCCGGCTGA
- a CDS encoding sorbosone dehydrogenase family protein → MRRSTAACSFVTGLGMLVSAAAGCSAETRLGAIRVPPGFRIAAYAEVPNARSMALGERGTLFVGTRRGEVYAVLPGGTAEGMHRVVTIARNLQSPNGVAFRGGALYVAEIHRILRYDGIESRLSSPPAPAVVNDGFPTDRHHGWKFIRFGPDGMLYVPVGAPCNVCERSDPRYAAILRMRPDGTGVEIFASGVRNTVGFDWNPGTGELWFTDNGRDRMGDDLPPDELNRAPGKGLHFGFPFVHGKNHPDPEFGARGKPAGFTPPEWELPAHVASLGMRFYTGRMFPPGYRGQVFIAEHGSWNRSRPIGYRVSLVRLEGNRAAGYEPFAEGWLQGGRAWGRPVDVQEMPDGSLLVSDDRAGMIYRISYEGKSAAPVR, encoded by the coding sequence ATGCGCCGGTCCACCGCAGCGTGCAGCTTCGTAACGGGATTGGGGATGCTCGTATCCGCTGCTGCCGGATGCTCGGCGGAAACCCGCCTCGGCGCCATAAGGGTTCCGCCGGGCTTCCGGATCGCCGCGTACGCGGAAGTCCCCAATGCCCGGTCGATGGCGCTCGGAGAGAGAGGGACCCTCTTCGTCGGCACCCGCCGCGGTGAGGTGTACGCTGTCCTCCCCGGGGGTACGGCGGAGGGAATGCACCGGGTCGTCACGATCGCCCGGAACCTGCAATCCCCGAACGGCGTGGCGTTTCGGGGAGGCGCCCTCTACGTCGCCGAAATCCACCGGATCCTGCGGTACGACGGGATCGAATCGCGCCTCTCCTCGCCTCCCGCCCCGGCCGTCGTCAACGACGGCTTCCCGACGGACAGACACCACGGATGGAAGTTCATCCGCTTCGGCCCCGACGGGATGCTCTACGTCCCCGTGGGGGCGCCGTGCAATGTCTGCGAGCGGTCCGACCCGCGCTACGCCGCGATCCTGCGGATGCGGCCCGACGGCACGGGGGTGGAAATCTTCGCGTCGGGGGTGCGGAACACCGTCGGATTCGACTGGAACCCCGGGACGGGAGAACTCTGGTTTACCGACAACGGCCGCGATCGGATGGGGGACGATCTCCCTCCGGACGAGTTGAACCGCGCCCCGGGGAAGGGGCTCCATTTCGGATTTCCGTTCGTCCACGGGAAAAATCATCCCGATCCGGAATTCGGCGCCAGGGGAAAGCCCGCCGGGTTCACACCGCCCGAGTGGGAGTTGCCTGCGCATGTCGCATCCCTCGGCATGAGGTTCTACACCGGGAGAATGTTCCCCCCCGGATATCGGGGGCAGGTATTCATCGCCGAGCACGGTTCGTGGAACCGCTCGAGGCCGATCGGGTACCGTGTCTCCCTCGTCCGGCTGGAAGGGAACCGAGCCGCGGGCTATGAACCGTTCGCGGAAGGGTGGTTGCAGGGGGGCCGTGCCTGGGGACGCCCCGTGGACGTGCAGGAGATGCCCGACGGCTCCCTCCTGGTATCCGACGACCGGGCCGGGATGATCTACCGGATCTCCTACGAGGGGAAAAGCGCTGCCCCCGTCCGGTGA
- a CDS encoding homoserine O-acetyltransferase has product MARMKTHIPHGSVGFVETKRFTFAEPPHEMPLDIGGKLGPITLAYETYGKLNREKSNAVLVQHAFSGGAHAAGFLPGQDPSEKPGWWDFMIGPGRALDTEEYFVVCSNVIGSCYGSTGPSSVDPETGRPYGLSFPVVTIGDMVRAQARLLDHLGIERLLAVIGGSMGGMQALQWAVDYPDRVASAIPIAATSRHSPQQIAFNHVGRAAILADPEFHEGDYYGWRTVPERGLSVARMVGFITYLSDRKMHEKFGRMKQHAAAKRSGRQGKWAEGTIGQHSAVEFSVEGYLRHQGEIFVFDRRFDANSYLCITKAIDIFDLSGSSDRLAKVFGNVKSKFLIISFDTDWLYPTYQSQEIRNAILQNGLAVACLELSTIHGHDAFLIEYEKPPEGGKPGVKNKMIQVVRDFLGNVVARP; this is encoded by the coding sequence ATGGCCCGGATGAAAACGCATATTCCGCACGGATCCGTCGGTTTCGTCGAAACGAAGCGGTTCACCTTCGCCGAACCGCCCCACGAGATGCCCCTCGACATCGGCGGGAAGCTCGGGCCCATCACGCTCGCCTACGAGACGTACGGGAAGCTCAACCGGGAGAAGAGCAACGCCGTCCTGGTCCAGCACGCATTCTCGGGGGGCGCCCACGCGGCGGGGTTTCTTCCGGGGCAGGACCCATCGGAGAAGCCGGGGTGGTGGGACTTCATGATCGGCCCGGGGCGCGCGCTGGACACCGAGGAATATTTCGTCGTCTGCTCGAACGTGATCGGATCGTGCTACGGCAGCACGGGGCCGTCCTCGGTCGATCCGGAAACCGGGAGGCCGTACGGGCTGTCGTTCCCCGTGGTAACGATCGGCGACATGGTGCGGGCGCAGGCCCGCCTTCTCGACCACCTCGGCATCGAGCGCCTGCTGGCGGTCATCGGCGGGTCGATGGGGGGGATGCAGGCGCTCCAGTGGGCGGTCGACTACCCGGACCGCGTCGCGTCGGCCATCCCGATCGCGGCGACCTCGCGTCATTCTCCGCAGCAGATCGCCTTCAACCACGTCGGCCGGGCGGCGATCCTCGCCGATCCCGAGTTCCACGAAGGCGACTACTACGGATGGAGGACCGTCCCGGAGCGCGGGCTGTCCGTGGCGCGGATGGTGGGATTCATCACCTACCTCTCGGACCGGAAGATGCACGAGAAGTTCGGCCGGATGAAGCAGCACGCCGCGGCGAAGAGGAGCGGGCGGCAGGGGAAATGGGCCGAAGGGACGATCGGGCAGCACTCCGCCGTCGAATTCTCGGTGGAAGGGTACCTCAGGCACCAGGGGGAGATCTTCGTCTTCGATCGCCGGTTCGACGCGAACTCGTACCTTTGCATCACGAAGGCGATCGACATCTTCGACCTCTCCGGATCCTCGGATCGGCTGGCGAAGGTGTTCGGGAACGTGAAGTCGAAGTTCCTGATCATCTCCTTCGACACCGACTGGCTCTATCCGACGTACCAGTCGCAGGAGATCCGCAACGCGATCCTGCAGAACGGACTCGCCGTGGCGTGCCTCGAGCTTTCGACGATCCACGGGCACGACGCGTTCCTCATCGAATACGAGAAGCCCCCCGAGGGAGGGAAGCCCGGGGTGAAGAACAAGATGATCCAGGTGGTCCGGGATTTCCTCGGAAACGTCGTGGCGCGGCCGTGA
- a CDS encoding HD domain-containing protein, whose product MIRKALLLKILDAAYMQRWNDKIRPVELIELDKQAHKMIVAWFLARVEEDRGTPVDWPRLIEGGLFELFQRIVITDLKPQVFYKIKADTKKYRQLNEWVYGELRPLISPLGKPFCRRYQDHFLDPEDTVERRILTAAHFYATRWEFLIVERANPGGYEIDEIRADLDAKIAGFGDLEGMALLASERRFRNFIDLCGQLRFQFRWAHLHRIPRTSVLGHSLYVAILSYLFSLEIKACPRRCVNNYLTGLFHDLPEVLTRDIISPVKRSVEGLSELIKGYEKERMEQEVYVLLPERWHAEFGMFSEREFENFATVDGVPTIVSAADLQGKYNEDVFNPKDGELVKRADHLAAFVEAYAGIRNGSTSQDLQYARVKIGTQEQQAQYAGLHFGEIYSDFD is encoded by the coding sequence ATGATCCGGAAGGCGCTGCTGCTGAAGATCCTCGACGCCGCCTACATGCAGCGGTGGAACGACAAGATCCGGCCGGTCGAGCTGATCGAGCTCGACAAGCAGGCGCACAAGATGATCGTCGCCTGGTTCCTCGCGCGGGTCGAGGAGGATCGCGGGACGCCGGTCGACTGGCCCCGCCTGATCGAGGGAGGGCTCTTCGAGCTCTTCCAGCGGATCGTGATCACGGACCTGAAGCCGCAGGTCTTCTACAAGATCAAGGCCGACACGAAGAAGTACCGGCAGCTGAACGAGTGGGTGTACGGGGAGCTGCGGCCGTTGATCTCGCCCCTCGGGAAGCCGTTCTGCCGGCGGTACCAGGACCATTTCCTCGATCCGGAGGACACGGTGGAGCGGCGGATCCTCACCGCCGCCCACTTCTACGCGACCCGGTGGGAATTCCTGATCGTCGAGCGGGCGAACCCCGGCGGGTACGAGATCGACGAGATCCGCGCGGATTTGGACGCGAAGATCGCCGGCTTCGGCGACCTGGAGGGGATGGCGCTCCTCGCCTCGGAGCGCCGATTCCGCAACTTCATCGACCTGTGCGGCCAGCTGCGGTTCCAGTTCCGCTGGGCGCACCTCCACCGGATTCCGAGGACCTCCGTTCTCGGCCACTCCCTCTACGTCGCGATCCTCTCGTACCTGTTCTCCCTGGAGATCAAGGCGTGCCCGCGGCGGTGCGTCAACAACTACCTCACCGGACTGTTCCACGACCTGCCGGAGGTGCTCACCCGCGACATCATCTCCCCCGTGAAGCGGTCCGTGGAGGGATTGAGCGAGCTGATCAAGGGGTACGAGAAGGAGCGGATGGAGCAGGAAGTGTACGTGCTGCTGCCGGAGAGGTGGCACGCCGAGTTCGGGATGTTCTCCGAGCGGGAGTTCGAGAACTTCGCCACGGTGGACGGGGTGCCGACCATCGTGTCGGCCGCCGACCTCCAGGGGAAGTACAACGAGGACGTCTTCAACCCGAAGGACGGGGAGCTGGTCAAGCGCGCCGACCACCTGGCCGCCTTCGTCGAGGCGTATGCGGGGATCCGAAACGGCAGCACCAGCCAGGACCTTCAGTACGCACGGGTCAAGATCGGAACCCAGGAGCAGCAGGCCCAGTACGCCGGGCTCCATTTCGGGGAGATCTACTCCGACTTCGACTGA
- a CDS encoding DUF4382 domain-containing protein — protein sequence MMRTSDRTIRKIAYLVFTLAISAALAACGGGGGTTSPGTSGPATVSVSIASATSFPEGAATATASPVTAAPPGNSPTFDHLFVTVTKLALIPSAGENKTVTDTFSPVTIDLLNLNSSTGDNVATLLNKFDNVPAGEYSKIRVYYDNVVGQTASDNTLFHPTANSHFDVHFLGDNLVIPETSDPVGGIRFYSVEINVVGLKHVEAGSSGNILLRPQVFAEVVGAPKYIVTGEAAQVDHEAMAFVVMAANDNISVNYGSGTEWFYFDGRFVGPFVDPGADNALRDTAQVDAIGTFQGGVLTAEEVRITFPDTRTGMADNVWILSDTAFIVRSLSPNDNVTVFPMPDRSGAYYDNTSSPLPPLTFTAIDNGIQVKVRGYFNAYPDLDAYWISIEP from the coding sequence ATGATGAGAACATCCGATCGAACCATCCGGAAGATCGCGTACCTGGTTTTCACCCTGGCGATTTCCGCCGCTCTCGCCGCGTGCGGGGGAGGCGGGGGCACGACTTCTCCCGGCACGTCCGGGCCGGCGACGGTCAGCGTCTCCATCGCATCCGCCACGAGTTTTCCCGAAGGAGCGGCGACCGCGACCGCGTCACCCGTCACCGCGGCGCCTCCCGGGAACTCCCCGACCTTCGATCACCTCTTCGTGACGGTGACGAAGCTGGCGCTGATCCCCTCGGCAGGGGAGAACAAAACCGTGACGGACACATTCAGCCCCGTCACGATCGACCTGCTCAACCTCAACTCGTCCACCGGGGACAACGTGGCCACGCTGCTGAACAAATTCGACAACGTTCCGGCCGGGGAGTATTCCAAGATCCGGGTGTACTACGACAACGTGGTCGGCCAGACCGCCAGCGATAACACGTTATTCCACCCCACGGCGAACTCCCACTTCGACGTCCACTTCCTGGGTGATAATCTCGTGATCCCGGAGACCTCCGACCCAGTTGGAGGGATCCGGTTCTACTCGGTGGAGATCAATGTGGTGGGGTTGAAGCACGTCGAGGCCGGGAGCAGCGGGAATATCCTGCTGCGGCCCCAGGTCTTCGCCGAGGTGGTCGGCGCCCCGAAATACATCGTCACCGGCGAAGCGGCCCAGGTGGACCATGAGGCCATGGCATTCGTCGTAATGGCGGCCAACGACAACATCAGCGTGAATTACGGATCGGGCACCGAATGGTTCTACTTTGACGGACGTTTCGTGGGTCCGTTTGTTGATCCGGGGGCCGACAATGCCCTGAGGGACACCGCACAGGTCGACGCGATCGGGACATTCCAGGGGGGCGTGCTCACGGCGGAAGAGGTGCGCATCACTTTCCCGGACACGAGGACGGGCATGGCGGATAATGTGTGGATCCTCTCCGACACGGCGTTCATCGTGCGGTCGCTGTCACCCAACGATAACGTCACGGTGTTCCCGATGCCGGACCGGTCCGGCGCGTACTACGACAATACCTCGTCACCGTTACCGCCGTTAACCTTCACGGCCATCGACAACGGCATCCAGGTCAAGGTCAGGGGCTACTTCAACGCCTACCCGGACCTCGATGCCTACTGGATCAGCATCGAGCCGTGA
- a CDS encoding TIGR00730 family Rossman fold protein: protein MTKVREGRRKFPVTVVEILDEMHRTVDGLGEDGTGRADLKLLSRALKELRHAFRFFDGLRDRPKVTVFGSARLPAGSPAYRQAESFGREMARSGWFVVTGAGEGIMEAAHVGAGRDRSIGVNILLPFEQSENPVMERNAHLIHTKYFFTRKLLFLKESRGVALFPGGFGTMDEAFEVLTLLQTGKTHPFPVVLVDEPGGTYWTAWRRFVEDSLLNTGLISGEDLSLFRITSNVEEAVREIRGYYRVFHSMRYVGRNLVIRIRKPLAPGTLAALNADFRDLLVEGSISQGKGLPEEADEPQIADLPRIVFRFNSGSHGRLRQLIDRLNGSAGGGT, encoded by the coding sequence ATGACGAAGGTCCGCGAGGGTCGAAGGAAATTCCCGGTGACGGTGGTGGAGATTCTCGACGAGATGCACAGGACCGTCGACGGGTTGGGTGAGGACGGGACGGGACGGGCGGACCTGAAGCTCCTCTCCCGCGCGTTGAAGGAGCTTCGCCACGCCTTCCGGTTCTTCGACGGGCTACGGGACCGCCCCAAGGTGACGGTGTTCGGGTCGGCGCGCCTGCCCGCGGGTTCCCCCGCGTACCGGCAGGCCGAGTCGTTCGGCAGGGAGATGGCGAGGTCGGGCTGGTTCGTCGTCACCGGCGCAGGCGAGGGGATCATGGAGGCGGCCCATGTCGGAGCCGGACGGGACCGCTCGATCGGGGTGAACATCCTCCTCCCGTTCGAGCAGTCCGAAAACCCGGTGATGGAGAGGAACGCGCATCTGATCCACACGAAATATTTCTTCACCAGGAAGCTGCTCTTTCTCAAGGAGTCGAGGGGCGTCGCCCTTTTCCCCGGGGGGTTCGGGACGATGGACGAGGCGTTCGAGGTGTTGACCCTCCTCCAGACGGGGAAGACCCACCCTTTTCCCGTCGTGCTCGTGGACGAGCCCGGTGGGACCTACTGGACGGCGTGGCGCCGGTTTGTGGAGGACAGCCTGCTGAACACCGGATTGATCTCGGGCGAAGACCTCTCCCTGTTCCGGATCACCTCCAACGTTGAGGAGGCCGTCCGGGAGATTCGCGGCTATTACCGGGTGTTCCACAGCATGAGGTACGTCGGCCGGAACCTCGTGATTCGGATCAGGAAGCCCCTCGCTCCCGGCACGCTCGCCGCCCTGAACGCGGATTTTCGGGATCTCCTCGTGGAAGGGTCGATCTCCCAGGGGAAAGGCCTCCCCGAGGAGGCGGACGAGCCCCAGATCGCCGATCTGCCCCGGATCGTTTTCCGGTTCAACAGCGGCAGCCATGGCCGGCTTCGCCAGTTGATCGACCGTCTCAATGGCTCGGCCGGCGGTGGAACCTGA
- a CDS encoding class II aldolase/adducin family protein, which yields MRSLMAKYAGKLHRDRSIARGRVGIAAQDDVMLSDGPPDLSRLAADVLSRLSCLGVVAASPSLPFAEYLLPRANAGAEAIVPLDTETRTFLHDIPILRREKLAGDPAAAIAALLSNRKGVIAEGVGIVASGPVTLEQAYIHYSSVFHACYVKYLLDALRDGFLLPGETEAFRNFRETFLRPLTAEGLSFRAGPLDDPEEVLSEIRAAGRYTVERGLVDSFFGNISYRVGGTIFISQTAASLDELAGCVDPVPTDNRSTTGITASSELLAHRRIYEATGARAILHGHPKFAVAMSMLCEKKDCPVKDCWRDCPDIRMLGDTPVVAGEIGAGGLAARVPPVIRGPGKAIVYGHGVFAIGRDGFGEAFRSMVGVENRCRDEYFRRLDARMRRTP from the coding sequence GTGAGATCCCTGATGGCGAAGTACGCGGGGAAGTTGCACCGGGACCGGTCGATCGCCCGGGGGCGCGTGGGGATCGCCGCCCAGGACGACGTGATGCTCTCCGATGGCCCCCCCGACCTGTCGCGCCTGGCCGCCGACGTCCTGTCGCGCCTGTCGTGCCTGGGGGTCGTCGCCGCGTCGCCGTCCCTCCCCTTCGCGGAGTACCTGCTCCCCCGGGCGAACGCCGGCGCGGAGGCGATCGTCCCCCTCGACACGGAAACGCGGACGTTCCTTCACGACATCCCGATCCTCCGGCGGGAGAAGCTCGCGGGGGACCCCGCGGCGGCGATCGCCGCGCTCCTTTCGAACCGGAAGGGTGTGATCGCGGAAGGCGTGGGGATCGTCGCGTCGGGGCCGGTGACGCTCGAGCAGGCGTACATCCACTACTCCTCCGTCTTCCACGCGTGCTACGTGAAATACCTGCTCGACGCGTTGCGGGACGGCTTCCTCCTCCCCGGCGAGACGGAGGCGTTCCGGAATTTCCGGGAGACGTTCCTCCGACCCCTGACGGCGGAGGGGCTCTCCTTCCGCGCCGGCCCCCTCGACGATCCGGAAGAGGTCCTTTCGGAGATCCGCGCCGCCGGCCGGTACACCGTCGAGCGGGGACTGGTCGATTCCTTCTTCGGAAACATCTCCTACCGGGTCGGTGGGACGATCTTCATCTCCCAGACCGCGGCGTCCCTCGACGAGCTCGCCGGATGCGTCGACCCGGTACCGACGGACAACCGGTCGACGACCGGGATCACCGCCTCCAGCGAACTGCTCGCCCACCGGCGCATCTACGAGGCGACCGGCGCGCGCGCCATCCTGCATGGGCACCCGAAGTTCGCCGTCGCGATGAGCATGCTGTGCGAAAAGAAGGATTGCCCGGTGAAGGATTGCTGGAGGGATTGCCCCGACATCCGGATGCTCGGGGACACCCCTGTGGTCGCCGGGGAGATCGGCGCGGGGGGGCTGGCGGCGCGCGTCCCCCCGGTGATCAGGGGCCCCGGAAAGGCGATCGTCTACGGCCACGGGGTCTTCGCGATCGGGAGGGACGGGTTCGGGGAGGCGTTCCGCTCGATGGTGGGCGTGGAGAACCGGTGCCGCGACGAATATTTCCGCCGGCTCGACGCCCGTATGCGTCGCACCCCTTAA